The Sander lucioperca isolate FBNREF2018 chromosome 4, SLUC_FBN_1.2, whole genome shotgun sequence DNA segment TTGGAAATATTCTTTTGATGCATCCAGTCTGTAATATCAGTCAAAGCTATCTAAGCCTTTTCCCTCTGCCTATACACACAGCTTTTATCATTTCAACTATCTATCCAACTGTGCTCATCCTATTTCATCCCTCATTACTCTTCTCACCTAGATCATTTTGCTGTAACCTTTaagattcatatttttattatatgtaCATGATATACATTGAttcttaaatacattttcattgtgtCCAATCTATTTACAATATAAGAGCttattgatattttaaatgGGTACAAAATATGTGTAGTTGATGCTCTAAAACATTAAAGCAAAAAGAGGCAAATAAAAAAGATAGTGAGAAGAAGTGGTTGTTTAAAGAAGTTGTACtgcgggggtgggggggggggggggtatgcaGTCAAATttgtaaaaaacagaaaaataaacaggGCTGTGTGCCATCAACGAAATGTTGATTCAAACTGCAATTCTCTTTGAAAACATCAGGTTTGTAGGACGTTTTTGTAATCAATTTCTCACATCTCCATTCCTACTGGCTGCAAATGGAAAGAAATTGCACTGCCATAGTATCCTTGAATCCTGTTCATGTGATTGGAAAAGCAGAACCATTCTCTGGTCTGGTATCTGCAGCAGATCACTACCTCAGTGCAAACTGTTTTTAACCCACACAGTTGTATCACAATAGATTGCAGCTGTATCTGACAGATCAAACGAGGTTTCCACAATGGACACAATCctttatctctctcttcttGTGGCTAGAAATTGGGCAAGGAGCTAATGTCCCAGATGAAACTCATCACTCTGATGTAAATATTCTTTCATTCTTTGGTTTAAGAGTATTATGCTTTGCATTGAAGTCTCAGGATGCTGTTACACAAGTAAAGCTCTGGAGTGAACAGTGTATGCAATTAGCTCCTCATATGATATGACCGGTATTTTTGTGTCTGGATATTGTTACTAGTTGCAAATGTCTTGCATAGCAATAGCTGAATTCCTCAAGacttaaaacaatgacaagAACAGTAAGATATGGAAATTTGACAAAACAGATAACAAATCATGGCACATCCAGTAATTACACACAAGATATCACACGTCAGATCTTTGACTTTGGAGTTTGGTAAAGAACGTACTGTGCAGGAAACATATGGCTTTTCTGTAAATAGTCTATCTGTCTTATTATTATAAGTTGAAGCTTGATGAAAGACTGCTACGTCTGTTGCCTCCATCTAGAAAAGGTCCACAACTATCACAGCATTTACTGGCTAACTTTGTGGATCCCTGAATGTCACGAGAATGTGTAAaaagtttgttgtgtttgtgagCATGCACACCATGAGCTCATTgatctaatgtgtgtgtgtgtgtgtgtgtgtgtgtgtgtgtgtgtgtgtgtgtgtgtgtgtgtgtgtgtgtgtgtgtgtgtgtgtgtgtgtgcagggatgAACCACTCACGGCAAACACATTAAAGCAATCCCATTCACTCTCTGCTTGCCGAATAGCGAGCTTGAACCCACAAGAGTCTGTTCGGTCtcttgtttgtctctgtctttctgtctttcactCCTTCTCAATACAGCCACAACCTatcctttaaaaaaactttCCCTGGCAGATGGAGACAGAGGCCTCTAGGCTGACAGCAGCTGCCCCCACTTCAGATCTTCTGGCACATGTGGAGCCTGGACTTGGACGAGGAGGTGGCGTCTTTCCACACCTTGCAGGAAAGGCCCTTGGCACAGTCACAGCGCTGGAAGATTTCCAAGCCGTGAGAGCCTTTCTTTCTCTGCTTGGTGCACACCTCTCCCTGCCTCAGCACCGGCTTGCAGATTTTGGTCCAGAAATGGCGGGCACAGCAGTAGCCCTCCGAGCAATCGGATGAACGCAGGCAAGAGTCGCCCTCATGCCCTAACAGGGGAAGACAAGAAACAGTGCTGATGAGTGAGAAGCCAGTGAACAACGCATCTACAAACAGGTTTgatcagaaaaacagaaacaaatgcttCCTCAGAGACATGAAAGACCTGCATGAAATTATAAATCATCCAGCATCTTGGAGTTTTGCTGTATAGTGCTTCAGTTATATAAAGCACAGGAAATGTATGATTATTGTTCATTAAGCTGTTATGTTTTCCATACAGATAAGTTTATGCAACCTTTTGTTCACATTTCAATTCAGATTGCATAACGTGTGGCCATGTCAGAGACAAAAGAAAAGCTTGAAGTTTTCAACATAAATCAAGCAAACAATTAGCTTATTCTGTATATTAACCATATCAACCCATCTGGTCTGAGTCTGATATTCTTGGCAGGATGTTAGCATGCTCTTATGAATGCATAATAAGTATAATTTAGTCGTCCTGTATAGCTGACAAAACCACACTTTGCTGATTGGTTATTTTAATGTTAAGTTCCAAGCACCAGTCTGATGGACTGCTAAGCCTGACTGCTTGTTCATTGCTTTAACACCACTGATTCTTTTGTGGTGGATTTTTCTCAAGCAACGACTTGCATAAAGCCATTATAATGTAATTATGTTAAAGGAGAGGGAGTCAGTCAAGcacaaataaaagtaaatggcCTTATTTACAGCAACTTTAAGTAGTGCTGCTATTTTCACATTGATTTTAGCGTTGCAGCCTGCTGTCTTGAGGGTGCATTTAGAGTTGAGTGTCTCATTAAACGTATTGCTTGCTTTATGGACAGGCCCTTACATTAACTTAAATTAGGTGACATAAACGCTAAGCATGGGGCTCAGAGAGTTATTAGCTATAATCGTGCCAAACCTGCATTCTGCGGTTTTCACTTCTGTATCACACAAGTGTGTGTGCTGTCATTGAAAGTGTTTGTATGGCTTTATGTAGGTACAGAAACAGCAGGAGTGTGGTTTCTTCCAGGCTCCCCATGCGGTGCTTTGGGctcagagacactgacacaTGAGCAGAGGGGTAATTATCAACATAGTTTGTGGATATGCGTTGCCTATGAACTCTGTAGGACATGCAGACAGTGAACAACAGAAAGATTCAGCCATCGACAGCAGAAAAGATAAGGACGACAAAAGATGAAAGAGAAAACGACAGTGACAGTGTTTAGAGAGGGCACTGTTTCCAGTAGACATGTCCGAAACATAATCTCACCTTTAAGAGAATGCTTAGCATGTGCCTTCCCACCCTTCCTCCAGCTCTGGTCTTTGGTGGAGAGATGCTCATCTAAAGCTGAGATGTGAGGTGAGATCACACTCTCAGAGACAGGGACACAAATATCtgcagacagaaaaagaagagaTCAAACATTTAAACAATTCCAACCCTGCTTACTTTGTCAAGAAACTACATAACAGATCGTTCAACCTGATGGCCAACGAGTTAAAAGTCAAATCAATATGTTAGTAGCTTATGTTAGTGATAAACTAGGCTTTTCATGAGAACTAACAACATCTCTGTTGGTCAGCTATGTcacttgaaaacaaaaaaacaatttctgCACAGcctctgcacaaacacacacattcatgccaCTCACACCACTTTCCAAAATGTGACCACTGATTCCTAACCTCTGGGCATCAATTGGATAGAGTTTAACTATAGTTCAGGATTCTGTCTTGAATTATGTAAATGTACTGGTCTGGCTCTTTCACTCAGTCTCTGGGCTGGATACTGTacaagtcacttttttcagaATATTTGCATAAGACAAGAAATCAAATTTCTGAATCATACCCTGCAGTCACGACATAACTGAAGCTAACATGctctgaaaatgtgtttgtgtcaggtACGTACAGTTACTGCAGCGGTTCCCAGGACAGCACATGGCATCTCTATGGCAGCGCTTCTTCCTCCTGCGGCAGGTGAGGCAGCGAGAGGGAGCCTGTTGAGGGCTGTGGCAGTAGCTTCCCACACTGCACTCCTTATCATTGCTGCATGGATACACCTGCTGAGGAAAAACACGTTTACTCAGTCAGTTTACTCGGTTTATGAAAGATTGCACGAGCACACATTGATCTTAACAAATGTATGGTTAAAGTGCATGACTTAATGAACAGTTCTTCCTGAAGATAAAAACGAAACACTTTGTGCCTGTCATAACTTTGCGTTGATGAGGTGGCATTTTCAACGGGCTGCACAGAGCTCTGACCCAGTGAGACACCAGACTGCATTTGCATGTACAATGTGGTAGGTGCAAGTTTGTCGGTAAGAATCAAGCACTGGAGGGCAATATTGGTTCCAATGTCAATGCAGTCGCATCGCCCACCTGCTCAGATTACGTTAAAGGTGCATGTCACATGGTGCAgtcatgttttgtttatttctgaagCTTTACAGTGCCAAGCGTGAGCAGCTTATTCAAAAGCTCAAATACCCTTTTAGTGAATAATACAGAAAATGTTGCCTTTGATATTTGACTTTGACATATTTGCCTACGGGtgataaaacaatattaaacacacacatacaaacgtGGCTGTGGCAAAAGTGCCATGAGCTGTTTCATGACATTATGAACTGTTTGCCCTTTTTATTGGGCAGTGGCCTGGCAAATCAATGGGATGGCAAAATCAATAAGCACCATTGTTAAAGAGAAGGAGCATAGTGGATTTTGTTGGACACAACCCAGCAAACCACGACTTACCCAGACCAAACACAGTAACTGCATTGCTTCTAATTCTATTCCAAGCACCACAGTTGCACGATGCACCTCAGGTCACAAAATTTAAATTGTAGATGTTAACAAGTCAAATTAAACCCATGTTATGTTCAGGTTGGAGGTGTGTGGAGACACTCTACCCTCAGAAAAAAAACCTTGGTTAGACCAAAAACAGGACCCAAATAAAGCCCAACTCAAATGCAATTTATCATGTTAGAAAACTGCAGATTTTACTGATACCCTAACTAATGTGCATCATATGTCACTGTTTTAAGAGAGAAATGTTAGATTGAGAGAAACCTGGAAGCTTTCAATGTTCCAGTTACTGTTGGAGTCACTTTGGATTTACTCAAAGGTTTCCTGGCTGTTAACTAATTGTTAACAGTTTGAGCGCTATATCATTGGTTGTGGAAATAGACAGTGCTGTTAAGTTTCAAAAATGGAATATTTGATGTTTTGGACATCAAAACCAAATGTCATTCATCTTCATATTGAGCTGGTGGCAGAAGTCTCAGCAGCATACAGAGATCTGAAATCTTGGCAAATTAACCCCAAACTCTCTGCATGGCCAGATATATTGGTAAGTAGGAAAATATGTTGGTTGTTTGCTTTGGGTGAACTGACTACAGGCTGTGGTCCCGTCCCTCTGCATCCAATTTTAGAGGACAACATGTTGTAGGGATTAACATGTCTCTCACTGGTGTGGTCATTTGTTTCAGGTCCCAGACAATAGAGCTATTAGAATTTCCAAACCAAGAGAAACCACTTCAGTTTCTCTCAATTTTTTTCAGTGTTCAGAGGCTTAATGAGTCTACAGACATAATTGAGGGGCAATTACTGTAGCTAATCATACTTCTTCATAGTCAATTTGGCAATGTTTTTGATTTAGTATTTCTTGTGTTTACACTAAAGGGTTGGGACATTCTGTTGTGCAGCAACACACACGAAGAACCTTTAAGTCTTTTCCGTAAGTGCACTGAAATGACCACCTTAACAAACACAACATCCACTCTCCACAGCAGCAAGAAGCACAATTAAAGCCAAGCAAACTTTTTCCATAACAAGCGTGCACACCAATGATAAGTTTTACTGGAACTTGATATAATTCCCTACACATGCAAGTCCCATGTCCCTGTTAGACTTGGAGCATGAGCAACGGAGTTTGTCGTGAATTGTTTCACAAATTAAATGAACTCCTCAGTCAAATGAAATAATGTTACACATTTAAGTCATCAAGAGAGAGGATCATTTTGAAAAGCTTCAGTGAAACATCAATACTCTGGCTCAAGGCCACACCAGTTGAGGGAGACATAATGAAGGTCAGGTCACTGTGTTTCTCCAATTGCTGCACATCTTTTATTTTAGGGCATTGTTATTACAATGGATGTACACCTATTCAAATATGCAGatcagtaaaaaaataaataaatagcaggATATGGATTCTGACTGTG contains these protein-coding regions:
- the dkk2 gene encoding dickkopf-related protein 2 isoform X2, yielding MLALTWNRCCVVMLLVATLKTGTSQVSEARPKANLIKPALLEETPTLAPNRSAAVHLGITKKYNVLAQVYPCSNDKECSVGSYCHSPQQAPSRCLTCRRRKKRCHRDAMCCPGNRCSNYICVPVSESVISPHISALDEHLSTKDQSWRKGGKAHAKHSLKGHEGDSCLRSSDCSEGYCCARHFWTKICKPVLRQGEVCTKQRKKGSHGLEIFQRCDCAKGLSCKVWKDATSSSKSRLHMCQKI
- the dkk2 gene encoding dickkopf-related protein 2 isoform X1 produces the protein MLALTWNRCCVVMLLVATLKTGTSQVSEARPKANLIKPALLEETPTLAPNRSAAVHLGITKKYNVLAQQVYPCSNDKECSVGSYCHSPQQAPSRCLTCRRRKKRCHRDAMCCPGNRCSNYICVPVSESVISPHISALDEHLSTKDQSWRKGGKAHAKHSLKGHEGDSCLRSSDCSEGYCCARHFWTKICKPVLRQGEVCTKQRKKGSHGLEIFQRCDCAKGLSCKVWKDATSSSKSRLHMCQKI